One segment of Carya illinoinensis cultivar Pawnee chromosome 13, C.illinoinensisPawnee_v1, whole genome shotgun sequence DNA contains the following:
- the LOC122291189 gene encoding tryptophan N-monooxygenase CYP79A68-like, which produces MKSKRVAPLPPGPKPWPIVGNLPELFKNKPRYKWLHRLMKEFNTEIACIRLGRVHVIPVASPEISMEFLKKYDAVFASRPITVTTNMFSNGFLTAGVSPWGDQWKKMRRVLTSEILSPARLKWLLAKRNEEADNLVRVIYNMCKGSAISDTCSTSGTVVDVRTVSQHFTGNVMRRMIFNKRYYGKGREDGGPCFEEQEHIQALFAMLLYVYAFCVSDYMSILKPFDLDGHEKVVRNALKVIKKYEDPIVDERVQMWKEGKRTEPEDLLDIFISIKDDDGNPLLSTEEIKAQITELLLATVDNPSNAAEWALAEMLNQPEQIQKAVEEIDRVVGKERLVQESDLPKLPYVTACAREALRIHSIAPFNLPHVSTAEVTVAGYFIPKGSQVLLSRLGLGRNPRVWEEPLRFDPERHLKDNLCELGLAEPELRFITFTRGRRGCMGGTLGTLITLMLLARLLQGFKWSIPPNNNMEKIDLTENDQLFLAEPLQAYAEPRLPPHLYQP; this is translated from the exons ATGAAAAGCAAGCGAGTTGCCCCACTCCCTCCCGGTCCAAAACCATGGCCGATTGTGGGAAATCTTCCAGAGTTGTTCAAGAATAAACCAAGATACAAGTGGCTGCATCGCCTTATGAAAGAGTTCAACACAGAGATCGCCTGCATTCGTCTAGGAAGAGTGCATGTCATTCCAGTAGCCTCGCCAGAGATTTCCATGGAGTTCTTGAAGAAGTACGATGCAGTTTTTGCATCCAGACCCATCACCGTCACCACCAATATGTTCAGTAACGGGTTCTTAACCGCAGGCGTGTCACCGTGGGGAGATCAATGGAAGAAAATGAGGAGGGTACTCACTTCTGAGATATTGAGCCCTGCAAGACTCAAGTGGCTGCTTGCTAAGAGAAATGAAGAAGCTGATAATCTTGTCCGTGTTATATATAACATGTGCAAAGGCTCTGCAATATCAGATACTTGCAGTACGTCTGGAACGGTGGTGGATGTAAGAACGGTTTCTcaacacttcactggaaatgttATGAGAAGGATGATCTTCAACAAGAGGTATTATGGGAAAGGGAGAGAGGATGGAGGGCCTTGTTTCGAAGAACAAGAACACATTCAAGCGCTCTTTGCCATGCTTTTGTATGTTTACGCTTTTTGTGTATCGGATTACATGTCAATCTTGAAGCCATTTGATCTGGATGGCCATGAGAAGGTGGTGAGGAATGCCTTGAAAGTTATCAAAAAGTATGAAGATCCGATTGTAGATGAGAGAGTACAAATGTGGAAAGAAGGGAAGAGGACGGAACCTGAGGACCTTCTTGACATCTTCATTTCAATTAAGGATGATGATGGGAACCCATTACTGTCAACAGAGGAGATCAAAGCTCAAATCACT GAACTATTGCTTGCAACCGTGGATAACCCTTCAAATGCAGCAGAATGGGCTTTGGCGGAAATGCTGAACCAGCCCGAGCAGATACAAAAAGCGGTAGAGGAAATAGATAGGGTGGTTGGCAAAGAGAGACTTGTCCAAGAGTCCGATCTTCCCAAGCTCCCCTATGTCACGGCTTGTGCAAGGGAAGCTCTTCGGATCCACTCAATTGCACCGTTCAATCTCCCCCACGTCTCAACTGCTGAAGTTACTGTGGCTGGCTACTTCATCCCAAAGGGTAGTCAAGTTTTGCTAAGCCGATTAGGCCTTGGTCGGAACCCACGAGTTTGGGAGGAACCATTGAGATTCGATCCCGAGCGGCATTTGAAGGACAACTTGTGTGAGCTAGGGCTTGCTGAACCTGAACTGAGGTTCATTACCTTCACCAGAGGAAGAAGAGGGTGCATGGGAGGCACCCTGGGGACTCTCATTACTTTGATGCTGTTGGCGAGGCTTCTCCAAGGGTTTAAGTGGAGCATTCCGCCCAATAATAATATGGAGAAGATTGATCTAACTGAGAATGACCAACTTTTCTTGGCCGAACCTTTGCAAGCCTATGCCGAACCTCGCCTGCCTCCGCATTTGTACcaaccttaa